The Achromobacter pestifer genome includes a region encoding these proteins:
- a CDS encoding LysR family transcriptional regulator — MKFDLADLRAFLAVADLGSFRAASEALHLSQSALSRRADKLEAALGVQLLTRTTRKVELTTIGRGFVPRARNVLNELESALVGIQDVAERLSGLVTIACVPSAVAYFLPGVIRSYHEQYPRIRIRIIDESSSQILTAVARGDADFGLTYIGANDADIEFKPLLEEPFVAAVSRQHPFAKKDSVTWADLDTHPYISLAQGSGNRFLIDQALAHSGVRPRHFCEVQHVPALVSMVEAGLGVGVVPRLAMPAGEHADLVSVPLREPAVTRTIGLIHSRGKAINPVAKLFYDLLAAQVGARQDA; from the coding sequence ATGAAATTCGATTTGGCCGATTTGCGCGCCTTCCTTGCGGTCGCCGACCTGGGCAGTTTCCGCGCCGCCTCTGAAGCCCTGCATCTTTCTCAATCCGCCCTGTCACGACGCGCGGACAAGCTGGAAGCTGCGCTAGGCGTGCAGTTGCTGACGCGTACCACCCGCAAGGTCGAACTGACGACCATAGGCCGCGGCTTCGTGCCGCGCGCGCGCAATGTGCTCAACGAACTGGAAAGCGCCCTGGTCGGCATACAGGACGTGGCCGAACGCCTATCCGGCCTGGTCACCATTGCTTGCGTGCCTTCCGCGGTCGCCTACTTCCTGCCCGGCGTGATCCGCAGCTACCACGAACAATACCCGCGCATACGCATCCGGATCATCGATGAATCCTCGTCGCAGATATTGACCGCGGTCGCGCGCGGCGATGCCGATTTCGGCCTGACCTACATAGGCGCGAACGACGCGGACATCGAATTCAAGCCCTTGCTCGAAGAGCCCTTCGTGGCCGCGGTCAGCCGCCAGCATCCTTTCGCAAAAAAAGATTCGGTCACCTGGGCAGACCTGGACACCCATCCCTACATCAGCCTGGCCCAGGGCAGCGGCAACCGCTTCCTGATAGATCAGGCACTTGCGCACAGCGGCGTTCGGCCCCGCCATTTCTGCGAAGTCCAGCACGTGCCGGCGCTGGTCAGCATGGTCGAGGCCGGCCTAGGCGTGGGCGTCGTGCCGCGGCTGGCCATGCCGGCTGGCGAACACGCCGACCTGGTGAGCGTGCCTCTGCGCGAGCCGGCCGTCACGCGGACCATCGGATTGATTCATAGCCGGGGCAAGGCGATCAATCCGGTTGCCAAGCTGTTCTATGACCTGCTGGCGGCGCAGGTCGGTGCGCGGCAGGATGCCTGA
- a CDS encoding Bug family tripartite tricarboxylate transporter substrate binding protein translates to MIRVRCLRRQFALALACVPLMAFLAPVSRADSGDWPQRPIRLLVPYGPGGSSDVVARAVAVEMSRDLGKQVIVENKGGGQGMIATVEAARAAPDGYTLILGHVGTLAVNPSMVAKLPYDPRRDFAPIVLLAKLPMVFAVGGKVQASTLPEFVALARARPGALNYGSAGNGSAGHLAFEMLKTATGIDVVHVPYKGTGAQVTDLLAGNIDAAAAGTPGLLPHAQAGKIRIVAVGSERRLPVLPDVPTVAEQGYPGFESSQWFGLLAPAGTPAPVIERLHQAALKALQTDSVRERLAHDASEASGAGPAEFAAFIDAEEKRWGQVVRSARLSAE, encoded by the coding sequence ATGATTCGCGTCCGCTGCCTACGCCGGCAATTCGCCCTTGCACTGGCCTGCGTGCCCTTGATGGCGTTTCTGGCGCCGGTCTCCCGCGCCGATAGCGGGGACTGGCCGCAACGTCCGATCCGCCTGCTGGTGCCCTACGGTCCCGGCGGCAGTTCGGACGTGGTGGCGCGAGCGGTGGCCGTGGAGATGTCGCGCGACCTGGGCAAGCAGGTCATCGTGGAAAACAAGGGCGGCGGGCAGGGGATGATCGCCACGGTGGAAGCGGCGCGCGCCGCTCCCGACGGCTACACCCTCATCCTGGGCCATGTGGGCACGCTGGCCGTGAATCCGTCCATGGTGGCCAAGCTGCCGTATGACCCGCGTCGCGACTTCGCGCCCATCGTGCTACTGGCGAAGCTGCCCATGGTGTTTGCCGTGGGCGGCAAGGTCCAGGCGTCGACGCTGCCCGAGTTCGTGGCATTGGCGCGGGCCCGGCCGGGCGCCTTGAACTACGGGTCGGCCGGCAACGGCAGCGCGGGCCATCTGGCGTTCGAGATGCTCAAGACGGCAACCGGTATCGACGTGGTGCACGTGCCCTACAAGGGTACGGGCGCGCAGGTGACCGATCTGCTGGCGGGCAACATCGACGCCGCGGCGGCCGGCACGCCCGGACTGTTGCCGCACGCCCAGGCCGGCAAGATCCGCATCGTGGCGGTGGGGTCGGAACGGCGCCTGCCCGTGCTCCCCGATGTGCCCACGGTGGCGGAGCAGGGCTATCCGGGCTTTGAAAGCTCGCAGTGGTTCGGCCTGCTGGCGCCCGCGGGCACGCCGGCCCCCGTCATCGAGCGTCTGCACCAGGCCGCGCTCAAGGCGCTGCAGACCGATTCCGTGCGCGAACGCCTGGCCCACGACGCGAGCGAGGCGTCCGGCGCGGGACCGGCCGAATTTGCCGCCTTCATCGACGCCGAAGAGAAGCGCTGGGGGCAGGTGGTGCGCAGCGCCCGCCTGTCCGCCGAATGA